From the genome of Pseudomonadota bacterium, one region includes:
- a CDS encoding serine hydrolase yields MEEVNNAMISALSENVFPGAVLIVSVRGKVVFFEAYGFVNKLSLLKMTKHTVFDLASLTKPLATTLAVMKLVEQGNLEVKDKLGSIIPQFKNTPKADISIKNLLLHNSGFPDYRPYYYKLSDFGQSERQNVLRKLLIKEPLICQPGEKTLYSDLGFMILRWVVEYISGCRLDHFIYENIYKPLGLENLFFIDLESEPKNKKNKIFAATEFCAWRNMLIDGVVHDENAYAMGGIEGHAGLFGTASDVNKLLSQLLLAFYGLSKHPIIHQELIKIFWSRNKGSDRVFGFDTPSLKDSSSGRHFSYNTVGHLGFTGTSFWVDLKKSVIAILLTNRIHTTRDNLKIKDFRPVLHDTVMANLADSGFL; encoded by the coding sequence ATGGAAGAAGTAAATAATGCCATGATATCCGCCCTTTCAGAAAATGTTTTTCCAGGTGCGGTTCTTATTGTTTCGGTAAGAGGCAAAGTTGTTTTTTTTGAAGCATATGGTTTTGTAAATAAATTATCGCTTCTAAAGATGACAAAGCATACTGTTTTTGATTTGGCGTCTCTTACAAAACCTCTTGCCACAACACTTGCTGTTATGAAACTTGTCGAGCAAGGAAATCTTGAAGTAAAAGATAAGCTTGGATCAATTATTCCTCAGTTTAAAAACACTCCGAAAGCCGACATCAGCATCAAAAATCTTCTTTTGCATAATTCTGGGTTTCCTGATTACCGTCCATATTATTATAAACTATCCGATTTCGGGCAAAGTGAAAGGCAAAATGTTTTAAGAAAGCTGCTTATTAAAGAGCCGTTGATTTGCCAGCCAGGTGAAAAGACTTTGTACAGCGATCTTGGGTTTATGATTTTAAGATGGGTTGTTGAATATATTTCGGGATGCCGTTTGGATCATTTTATATATGAAAATATATATAAACCGCTTGGGCTTGAAAATCTTTTTTTTATTGATCTTGAATCAGAGCCCAAAAATAAAAAAAATAAAATATTTGCCGCTACCGAATTTTGCGCCTGGCGTAATATGCTTATAGATGGTGTTGTGCATGATGAAAATGCTTATGCAATGGGAGGAATAGAAGGCCATGCCGGTCTTTTCGGCACTGCAAGTGATGTTAACAAATTATTATCTCAACTGCTTTTAGCATTTTACGGATTATCCAAACACCCGATTATTCATCAAGAACTTATAAAAATATTTTGGAGCCGCAATAAAGGGTCTGACCGGGTTTTTGGTTTTGACACCCCGTCTTTAAAAGATTCGAGCAGCGGAAGACATTTTTCATACAACACTGTCGGCCATCTCGGATTTACGGGTACTTCTTTCTGGGTGGATCTGAAAAAGTCTGTAATTGCAATATTGCTTACAAACCGCATACATACTACGCGGGATAATTTAAAAATTAAAGATTTCAGGCCGGTTTTACACGATACCGTAATGGCAAATCTGGCAGACAGTGGATTTTTATAA
- a CDS encoding dodecin family protein, translating to MAESVYKIIELVGTSPKSWEDAAKNAVERASKSLRELRIAEITKLDMKIEKGKIAAFRARVQVSFKYEDETK from the coding sequence ATGGCTGAGAGTGTATACAAAATAATTGAACTTGTCGGAACAAGCCCAAAATCGTGGGAAGATGCAGCAAAAAATGCTGTTGAAAGGGCGTCAAAATCTCTTCGTGAATTACGGATTGCCGAAATTACAAAACTGGATATGAAGATTGAAAAAGGGAAAATAGCCGCATTCAGGGCACGGGTTCAGGTTTCATTTAAATACGAAGATGAAACCAAATAA
- a CDS encoding acyl-CoA thioesterase: MLQSRIKYRVIYGDTDNMGYAYNANYLRWFEMGRGEMFRNLGLTYKTIEEKGYFMPLSEVQCKFLFPAKYDDVLVIETTLDASFKGGMKFTYRILDEEEKIVLATGASKHAFVNKNRKIVRPPDFVIDVIKKALAGI; encoded by the coding sequence ATGCTACAAAGCAGGATTAAATATAGAGTTATTTACGGCGATACCGACAACATGGGATATGCATATAATGCAAACTACTTGCGCTGGTTTGAAATGGGGCGTGGGGAAATGTTCAGAAACCTTGGATTGACATATAAGACTATAGAAGAAAAAGGATATTTCATGCCCTTATCCGAAGTGCAATGCAAATTTTTATTTCCTGCTAAATATGATGATGTTCTTGTAATTGAAACAACTCTTGATGCAAGCTTTAAAGGCGGTATGAAATTTACTTATCGTATATTAGATGAAGAAGAAAAGATAGTACTGGCCACAGGAGCTTCAAAGCATGCCTTTGTTAATAAGAACAGAAAAATTGTCAGGCCGCCCGATTTTGTTATTGATGTCATAAAAAAAGCTTTGGCGGGTATTTAA
- the purM gene encoding phosphoribosylformylglycinamidine cyclo-ligase encodes MTKPLTYADSGVDIDKANRLIESIKEIAKKTNRPGVIGEIGGFGGMFSLNTNNFQKPVLVSSTDGVGTKLKVAFMAGKHDTIGIDLVAMSVNDIIVQGAEPLFFLDYFATGEIDSQIAIDVIKGVAEGCKQSKCALLGGETAEMPGFYNKNEYDLAGFAVGLVDYGKIIDCSDIRMGHKLIGITSSGLHSNGYSLARKICFDVLNLKIDSYVSELGKTIGEELLTPTRIYSAMILSLIRDLPIHGLAHITGGGISENIVRIIPETCMIKIIKDSWDIPPIFNFLKEAGKVSEAEMMRTFNNGIGMVAIVPEKSVDEIMDRLAGFNEKIFLIGEIAERKDSQEKIKWV; translated from the coding sequence ATGACAAAACCTCTAACCTATGCTGATTCGGGTGTTGATATAGACAAGGCGAACAGGCTGATTGAATCTATAAAAGAAATCGCAAAAAAAACAAACAGACCGGGAGTTATCGGTGAAATTGGCGGATTTGGCGGCATGTTTTCTTTAAATACTAATAATTTTCAAAAACCTGTTCTGGTGAGTTCTACCGACGGTGTCGGGACAAAACTTAAAGTGGCTTTTATGGCGGGCAAACATGATACCATCGGTATCGATCTTGTCGCAATGAGTGTTAATGATATCATAGTTCAAGGAGCTGAACCATTATTCTTTCTTGATTATTTTGCAACCGGAGAAATAGATTCCCAAATAGCTATTGACGTTATCAAAGGTGTTGCCGAAGGTTGCAAGCAGTCTAAGTGCGCACTTTTAGGTGGCGAAACGGCTGAAATGCCTGGATTTTATAATAAAAACGAATATGATCTTGCAGGATTTGCCGTTGGACTTGTTGATTACGGCAAAATTATAGATTGCTCAGATATCCGTATGGGTCATAAACTCATAGGCATCACTTCAAGCGGTCTTCACAGCAACGGATATTCGCTTGCCCGAAAAATTTGCTTTGATGTTCTAAATCTTAAAATTGATTCCTATGTTTCAGAGCTTGGTAAAACTATTGGAGAAGAGCTTCTTACCCCAACAAGAATATATTCTGCAATGATTCTAAGCTTGATTAGGGACCTTCCGATTCACGGCCTTGCTCACATAACCGGCGGGGGAATATCTGAAAACATTGTACGCATAATACCCGAAACGTGCATGATTAAAATCATAAAGGACAGCTGGGATATACCTCCAATTTTTAATTTTCTTAAAGAAGCCGGGAAAGTCTCCGAAGCAGAAATGATGAGAACTTTCAATAACGGTATAGGCATGGTTGCAATAGTACCTGAAAAATCTGTGGATGAAATTATGGATCGTTTGGCCGGTTTTAATGAAAAGATATTTCTGATAGGTGAAATTGCGGAAAGAAAAGACTCTCAGGAAAAAATAAAGTGGGTTTGA
- a CDS encoding homoserine dehydrogenase codes for MRKINIGLLGCGTVGTGVAKILLEKKDLISSRIGAELELKHIADVDTTRDRGIKFAEGVFVSDALKVVDDPEIDIIIELIGGEKIAKDMIFRAIDNKKHIVTANKALLASSGNEIFKAAAAKGVDIAYEASVGGCMPVIKSIRESLIGNQISSMTGILNGTCNYILSKITDDGSTFEASLSKAQEKGFAEADPTLDVEGFDTAHKLAIMNSIAYGMEINLKDVYVEGISKITPLDIEFAGQFGYRIKLLAISKYMGNSVEARVHPTMIPFNNMLSNVNGSLNAITITGDAVEDILLYGRGAGMMPTASAVISDTADLARNILCGSVGRVPLLSCQIANIRSIPILPVDEISTQYYFRFSSVDRPGVLSKISGILGKYGISLKSVHQKGRKTNGSVPIVMFTHLCKEEDVKKALGEISKLDVVSSKPVLIRIEDDSYED; via the coding sequence ATGAGAAAAATCAATATAGGTTTGCTTGGTTGCGGAACAGTTGGAACAGGCGTTGCCAAAATACTGCTTGAGAAAAAAGATCTGATCAGTTCCAGAATAGGAGCTGAACTGGAATTGAAGCATATTGCAGATGTGGATACAACCAGAGACAGGGGCATAAAGTTTGCTGAAGGCGTATTTGTAAGCGATGCTTTAAAAGTTGTCGATGATCCTGAAATAGATATAATTATAGAATTGATCGGTGGCGAGAAGATAGCAAAAGATATGATTTTTAGAGCAATAGATAACAAAAAACATATTGTTACAGCAAACAAAGCTCTTCTTGCATCTTCAGGAAATGAGATATTTAAAGCTGCTGCTGCAAAAGGTGTTGATATCGCATATGAAGCAAGTGTTGGTGGCTGTATGCCTGTCATAAAATCCATAAGAGAATCGCTTATCGGCAACCAGATTAGCTCCATGACAGGAATATTAAACGGAACCTGCAATTATATTCTTTCGAAAATAACTGATGATGGAAGTACTTTCGAAGCATCCCTGTCTAAAGCCCAGGAAAAAGGCTTTGCCGAAGCTGATCCCACATTGGATGTCGAAGGTTTTGATACGGCACATAAACTGGCTATAATGAATTCAATCGCCTATGGTATGGAGATTAATTTAAAAGATGTTTATGTTGAAGGTATTTCAAAGATTACTCCTCTTGATATTGAGTTTGCCGGGCAGTTTGGGTACAGGATTAAGCTTCTTGCAATAAGTAAGTATATGGGAAATTCTGTTGAGGCAAGGGTACATCCGACAATGATACCTTTTAATAATATGCTTTCCAATGTAAATGGTTCGCTTAATGCAATTACTATTACAGGAGACGCTGTCGAAGATATTCTGCTTTATGGAAGAGGTGCCGGCATGATGCCTACCGCCAGCGCTGTCATAAGCGATACGGCCGATCTTGCCAGAAATATTTTATGCGGTTCGGTTGGAAGAGTTCCTTTGCTTTCCTGCCAGATTGCAAATATCCGAAGTATTCCAATTTTGCCTGTTGATGAAATATCTACTCAATACTATTTCAGATTTTCTTCTGTAGACAGGCCCGGAGTTCTTTCAAAAATATCCGGAATTTTAGGTAAATACGGGATCAGCTTGAAATCGGTTCATCAGAAAGGGCGTAAAACAAACGGTTCGGTACCAATTGTTATGTTTACGCATCTTTGTAAAGAAGAAGATGTCAAAAAGGCTCTTGGCGAAATATCAAAACTTGATGTTGTAAGTTCAAAACCTGTGCTTATCAGGATAGAGGATGACAGCTACGAAGATTAA
- a CDS encoding aminotransferase class I/II-fold pyridoxal phosphate-dependent enzyme, which yields MNKFARLDRLPPYVFATVNKIKMDARHAGEDIIDLGMGNPDLGAPQHIIDKLVEAAQKPHNHRYSASMGITKLRMAIASWYKRRFDVDIDPDNEAIVTIGVKEGLSHLILVTISPGDVVLTPTPTYPIHPYSAIIAGGEVRGIPVGPDCDFFENLIDATRQTWPKPKVLIMSYPHNPTTEVVNIDFFEKIVDYAKEHNIMVIHDFAYADIIFDDYVAPSFLQVKGAKDVGVEFFSLSKSYNMPGWRVGFCAGNPEIVAALRRIKSYLDYGVFQPIQIASIIALNGPQDCVKDICNTYKERRDALITGLNRIGWNVKSPKGTMFVWAKIPDKYIKMGSVEFSKFIIKEAQVAVSPGLGFGEYGDDYVRFALIENAMRINQAVRGLRKVL from the coding sequence ATGAATAAGTTTGCCAGGCTGGATCGTTTACCTCCGTATGTGTTTGCAACTGTTAATAAAATAAAAATGGATGCCAGGCATGCGGGAGAAGATATAATAGATCTTGGTATGGGAAACCCCGATCTTGGGGCTCCCCAGCATATTATTGACAAACTTGTTGAAGCTGCCCAAAAGCCGCATAATCACCGGTATTCCGCTTCAATGGGTATAACCAAGCTGAGAATGGCAATAGCAAGCTGGTATAAGCGCCGGTTTGATGTTGATATTGATCCGGATAATGAGGCGATTGTCACAATAGGGGTAAAAGAAGGTTTATCCCATCTTATTCTTGTTACTATAAGTCCCGGAGATGTGGTCTTGACTCCAACCCCGACTTATCCTATTCATCCGTATTCCGCAATTATAGCAGGAGGAGAAGTTCGCGGAATACCGGTGGGGCCGGATTGCGATTTTTTTGAAAATCTTATTGATGCCACCCGGCAGACATGGCCCAAGCCTAAAGTTTTGATAATGAGCTATCCTCATAATCCGACAACCGAGGTTGTAAATATAGATTTTTTTGAAAAAATTGTCGATTATGCAAAAGAACATAATATAATGGTTATTCATGACTTTGCTTATGCAGATATTATATTTGACGATTACGTTGCCCCAAGTTTTCTACAGGTTAAAGGGGCAAAGGATGTTGGGGTTGAATTTTTTTCTCTTTCAAAAAGCTATAACATGCCAGGATGGAGAGTCGGTTTTTGTGCAGGAAATCCTGAAATTGTTGCCGCATTAAGGAGAATTAAAAGCTATCTTGATTATGGTGTTTTTCAGCCGATTCAGATAGCGTCCATTATTGCTTTAAATGGTCCGCAGGATTGTGTGAAAGATATATGCAATACCTACAAAGAGCGCAGAGATGCCCTTATAACCGGCCTTAACCGAATAGGCTGGAATGTTAAAAGCCCGAAGGGAACAATGTTTGTGTGGGCTAAAATTCCGGACAAATATATAAAGATGGGTTCAGTGGAATTTTCAAAGTTTATAATAAAGGAAGCACAGGTTGCCGTTTCGCCCGGTCTCGGTTTTGGGGAATATGGGGATGACTATGTCCGCTTTGCACTTATTGAAAATGCAATGCGTATCAACCAGGCTGTCAGGGGTTTGAGAAAGGTTTTGTAA
- a CDS encoding RDD family protein has product MEWYYSKGKEPVGPVSEAEFQSLVSSETINSNTLVWNQSMADWQKYKKVKTASNLPPTPAPADAPIMQKCSECGKSFSKDDLIQYEGFNVCANCKPLFVKKIKEGVATGDFRYGGFWIRYGAKFIDGLILIIPYFLIIFFMMKYLIPKGSPKDPLLILTTTAGPLLLVLFSVAYNTWFIGKYAATPGKMACGLKVITSDNEKVTYTRALGRYFAEMLSWAILLIGYLMAAFDSKKRSLHDRMCNTLVIRK; this is encoded by the coding sequence ATGGAATGGTACTACAGCAAAGGCAAAGAGCCGGTCGGACCAGTAAGTGAAGCAGAATTTCAATCTCTAGTAAGTTCGGAAACAATAAATAGTAATACATTGGTTTGGAACCAAAGCATGGCTGATTGGCAAAAGTATAAAAAAGTCAAAACTGCTTCCAATCTTCCCCCCACCCCTGCTCCTGCCGATGCTCCAATCATGCAAAAATGCTCCGAGTGCGGCAAATCATTTTCAAAAGATGACCTGATTCAATATGAAGGATTTAATGTCTGCGCAAACTGCAAACCTTTGTTTGTTAAAAAAATTAAAGAAGGGGTAGCTACAGGGGATTTCCGTTATGGCGGGTTTTGGATCAGATATGGTGCAAAGTTTATTGACGGTCTCATTTTGATAATACCTTATTTCCTAATCATCTTTTTTATGATGAAGTATTTAATTCCCAAAGGCAGCCCAAAAGATCCTCTTCTTATTTTGACAACTACTGCAGGGCCATTACTTCTAGTCTTATTTTCTGTTGCTTATAATACCTGGTTTATCGGGAAATATGCAGCAACACCCGGAAAAATGGCGTGCGGCTTAAAGGTAATTACTTCAGATAATGAGAAAGTTACCTACACAAGGGCATTAGGCAGATATTTTGCTGAAATGCTAAGCTGGGCCATTTTGCTTATTGGATATCTTATGGCTGCTTTTGACTCAAAAAAAAGAAGCCTTCATGACAGAATGTGCAATACTCTTGTGATAAGAAAATAA
- a CDS encoding YggU family protein produces the protein MLYFKKSSDGLIFKVYVQPRSSKNMIAGLFGDALKIKLTAPPVDGSANNMCINYLAKRLSVSASRLEIVSGHTGKTKYILLKNDVKSLSSSPEAFISKIDELLKSR, from the coding sequence ATGCTTTATTTTAAAAAAAGTTCTGATGGATTAATTTTTAAGGTGTATGTTCAGCCCCGGTCTTCAAAAAACATGATAGCCGGACTTTTTGGGGATGCCCTGAAAATAAAACTTACAGCTCCTCCGGTCGATGGATCAGCAAATAATATGTGCATTAACTATCTTGCCAAAAGACTTTCGGTTTCCGCATCAAGGCTTGAAATTGTTTCCGGGCATACCGGAAAGACGAAATATATACTTTTAAAAAATGACGTAAAATCTTTATCCTCGTCTCCCGAAGCATTTATATCAAAAATTGATGAACTTTTAAAAAGTCGATAA
- the thrH gene encoding bifunctional phosphoserine phosphatase/homoserine phosphotransferase ThrH, translated as MQIVCCDLEGVFVPEIWINVAQKTGIEELKLTTRDISDYDVLMKRRLEILEREHLTITDIQKVIELINPLEGACEFLYWLRSVVQVIIVSDTFVQFAGPLMKKLGWPTLFCNSLTIGPDASIEGYNLRQKDGKKKAVIALKSLNYNIIAVGDSYNDIAMLKEADKGILFRPPENFKSEFPELPITYNYEELKKILEDGYLRG; from the coding sequence ATGCAAATTGTATGTTGTGACCTTGAAGGAGTGTTTGTTCCTGAAATATGGATTAATGTAGCACAAAAAACAGGAATTGAAGAACTAAAGCTTACTACCAGGGATATATCCGATTATGATGTTCTGATGAAAAGACGGCTGGAAATATTAGAAAGAGAACATCTTACTATAACGGATATACAAAAAGTTATTGAACTGATAAACCCTCTTGAGGGAGCTTGTGAGTTTCTTTACTGGCTCAGATCCGTTGTGCAGGTAATTATTGTTTCGGATACCTTTGTTCAGTTTGCAGGGCCATTGATGAAAAAGCTTGGGTGGCCCACGCTTTTTTGCAATTCTCTTACTATAGGGCCGGACGCATCGATTGAAGGTTATAATTTGCGCCAGAAAGACGGCAAGAAAAAAGCGGTAATTGCGTTGAAAAGCCTCAATTACAATATCATAGCTGTTGGGGACTCCTATAACGATATTGCCATGCTTAAAGAAGCAGATAAAGGTATCCTTTTCAGGCCTCCGGAAAATTTTAAAAGCGAATTTCCCGAACTTCCCATAACATATAATTATGAAGAGCTTAAAAAAATTTTAGAAGACGGGTATCTGAGGGGTTAA
- a CDS encoding LD-carboxypeptidase has translation MKKKLLIPSMLKPGDTIGIAAPASPFDKDKFKKGISVLKSLGFNVRIPEEIYSVTGYLAGDDNQRASIINDLFSDKKIKAVFFARGGFGSMKLLPLLDYRAISNNPKTLIGYSDISALLAAVYKKCGIVSFHGPMVTTLGTATQKTVRAMLTVLTSQSDIKIKTNRAVVLTPGKVSATLLGGNLSTLCHLTGTPYFPSLKDCILFIEDRGEALYRIDRMLTHMKLAGCFSGLAGLVIGSFTECGPVKKVYKLIQDLFKGYDIPVLAGLEAGHGKENITIPFGLKADLDTESKIISFRWPKAMIAAWKK, from the coding sequence ATGAAAAAGAAATTATTAATACCTTCTATGCTTAAACCCGGCGATACAATCGGAATAGCCGCACCTGCAAGTCCTTTTGATAAAGACAAATTCAAAAAAGGTATTTCGGTTCTAAAATCTTTGGGCTTTAATGTCCGTATCCCAGAAGAAATATATAGTGTGACAGGATATCTGGCAGGTGATGATAACCAGCGTGCTTCAATTATAAACGATCTTTTTTCAGATAAAAAAATAAAAGCTGTATTTTTTGCTAGAGGCGGATTTGGTTCAATGAAGCTGTTGCCTTTGCTGGATTACAGAGCTATTTCTAATAACCCTAAAACATTAATAGGCTATAGTGATATAAGCGCTCTTTTGGCTGCTGTTTATAAAAAATGCGGCATAGTTTCTTTTCATGGGCCAATGGTTACAACGCTTGGAACTGCCACCCAAAAAACAGTGCGTGCTATGTTAACGGTCTTGACTTCACAATCTGATATCAAGATAAAGACTAATAGAGCTGTTGTTTTAACACCGGGAAAAGTATCGGCAACTCTATTAGGAGGAAATTTATCAACACTTTGTCATCTTACAGGCACTCCGTATTTTCCTTCTTTAAAAGACTGTATTCTTTTTATTGAAGACAGAGGTGAAGCTCTATACAGAATAGACAGAATGCTTACTCATATGAAACTTGCAGGATGTTTTAGCGGTTTGGCAGGTTTGGTAATAGGTTCATTTACAGAGTGCGGACCTGTAAAAAAAGTGTATAAATTAATACAGGATTTGTTTAAAGGGTATGATATCCCTGTTCTTGCCGGCTTGGAAGCCGGACACGGAAAGGAAAATATTACTATTCCGTTTGGCTTAAAAGCTGATCTTGACACAGAAAGTAAAATAATTTCTTTTAGGTGGCCAAAAGCAATGATAGCAGCATGGAAGAAGTAA
- the rfaE1 gene encoding D-glycero-beta-D-manno-heptose-7-phosphate kinase, which yields MDIDISKFKDCKIFVIGDLMIDEYLWGDVDRISPEAPVPVIAVNKEDSTLGGSGNVINNLVALGAKVFAAGVIGADRSGNVLIKKFAALGVDVQGIIQEPGRPTTRKTRIIAGNQHVLRIDRETIKTISNDTFDKIIHFIENKIQEADVVIISDYGKGLISKKLISKIVKTAKKYGRVTITDPKGLDYSKYFGVTLITPNMKEAALASGIEIKNNSSLLKAGEKIIESTGVANVLITCGKDGMVLFEKGKRPYKIKAKARQVFDVSGAGDTVVAILGLCTAFGTPFKVGASIANTAAGIVVGKIGTATVSEEELSAALTVCADDYRIKQKSLPELSSLLLDLKEKGKKIVLTNGCFDLLHAGHIKLFSASKKEGDILIVAIDDDDSVKKLKGNGRPVIKAKERVRILSALDSVDYVIVFPANKLGNLLEAVRPDVLTKGSNYSSEEVFGHDIVEKYGGRIALIQIRENISATSIIDSIRKSDSVY from the coding sequence ATGGATATTGATATTTCAAAATTTAAAGATTGTAAAATATTTGTAATCGGCGATCTGATGATTGACGAATACCTGTGGGGTGATGTTGACAGAATTTCGCCCGAAGCTCCGGTTCCGGTAATAGCTGTGAATAAAGAAGATTCAACTCTGGGGGGTTCAGGAAATGTAATAAATAATCTTGTTGCGCTTGGAGCCAAAGTTTTTGCTGCCGGTGTTATTGGAGCCGACAGAAGCGGAAATGTGCTGATTAAGAAGTTTGCTGCTCTTGGAGTTGACGTACAGGGAATTATTCAGGAGCCAGGGCGGCCTACAACGCGAAAGACAAGGATTATTGCTGGAAATCAACATGTCTTAAGAATTGACAGGGAAACAATAAAAACAATTTCAAATGATACTTTTGATAAAATTATACATTTTATTGAAAATAAAATCCAGGAAGCAGATGTAGTAATTATTTCCGATTACGGCAAAGGTTTGATCAGTAAGAAATTGATATCAAAGATAGTGAAGACAGCAAAAAAATATGGTAGAGTGACGATAACAGATCCCAAAGGCCTTGATTATTCTAAGTACTTCGGTGTTACCCTGATTACTCCCAATATGAAAGAGGCTGCCCTTGCTTCAGGAATAGAAATAAAAAATAATTCATCCCTGCTAAAAGCGGGCGAAAAAATTATTGAAAGCACCGGTGTCGCAAATGTTCTTATTACCTGCGGCAAAGACGGGATGGTTCTTTTTGAAAAAGGCAAAAGGCCATATAAAATTAAAGCAAAAGCAAGGCAGGTATTTGATGTTTCGGGAGCCGGCGATACGGTTGTGGCCATACTAGGACTTTGTACGGCATTTGGCACACCGTTTAAGGTTGGAGCCTCAATTGCAAATACTGCTGCCGGAATTGTCGTAGGAAAGATAGGAACAGCTACAGTATCAGAAGAAGAACTATCGGCAGCTTTGACTGTTTGTGCCGATGACTACAGGATAAAGCAAAAAAGTCTGCCAGAGCTTTCCTCTTTGCTTTTGGACCTGAAAGAAAAAGGTAAAAAAATAGTATTAACAAACGGCTGTTTCGACCTTTTGCATGCAGGTCATATCAAGCTGTTTTCAGCTTCAAAAAAAGAAGGTGATATCCTGATAGTTGCAATTGATGATGATGATTCGGTTAAAAAACTTAAAGGAAACGGAAGGCCGGTAATAAAGGCTAAAGAAAGAGTCAGGATATTAAGTGCCCTCGACAGTGTTGATTATGTCATTGTTTTTCCTGCTAATAAGCTTGGGAATCTGCTTGAAGCCGTGCGCCCTGATGTACTTACTAAAGGAAGCAATTATTCATCCGAAGAAGTTTTCGGGCATGATATTGTAGAAAAATACGGTGGACGTATTGCTCTTATTCAAATCAGGGAAAATATTTCTGCAACCAGCATCATAGATTCAATAAGAAAAAGTGATTCCGTTTATTAA
- the tsaD gene encoding tRNA (adenosine(37)-N6)-threonylcarbamoyltransferase complex transferase subunit TsaD yields MIILGIESSCDETAASVVSDGNKILSTIVSSQAKIHSPYGGVVPELASRKHMEAIVPVVREAINTAGIKPGQINAIAVTQGPGLIGSLLVGFSFAKSYAFALNIPWTGVNHLKGHINSVFLEPDPPPFPFISLLASGGHTGIYIVNSHTDIELLGQTRDDAAGEAFDKVAKMLGLGYPGGSIIGELAQKGDSSKIQFPRAYLDKSAFDFSFSGVKTSVNRFIKINLCRYTQMIPDIAAGFQEAVVEVLSYKLLNAAVLKKCEHVSIVGGVAANQRLREKVEHDAISSGIKVHIPSVDLCGDNAAMIAATGYHSLIKGEVYDLNQDVFSRVI; encoded by the coding sequence ATGATTATTCTCGGCATTGAATCTTCCTGTGACGAAACTGCCGCTTCCGTTGTTTCAGATGGGAACAAAATACTATCCACTATTGTATCATCACAAGCCAAAATTCATTCTCCTTATGGAGGTGTTGTTCCCGAATTGGCATCCAGAAAGCATATGGAAGCTATAGTTCCGGTTGTCAGAGAAGCAATAAACACTGCCGGTATCAAACCCGGACAAATTAACGCAATAGCCGTTACGCAAGGTCCGGGGCTTATAGGTTCACTACTCGTTGGCTTTTCATTTGCAAAATCCTATGCCTTTGCACTAAACATCCCATGGACAGGTGTAAACCATCTCAAAGGACATATTAACTCCGTTTTTCTTGAACCCGATCCCCCCCCTTTTCCATTCATATCGCTTCTTGCATCAGGCGGCCATACAGGAATTTATATTGTAAACTCTCACACCGATATCGAGCTTTTGGGACAAACCCGTGATGATGCCGCAGGAGAAGCATTTGATAAGGTAGCAAAAATGCTTGGCCTGGGATATCCTGGTGGAAGCATTATAGGAGAGCTTGCCCAAAAAGGCGATTCTTCAAAAATACAGTTTCCGAGAGCTTATCTGGATAAATCCGCTTTTGATTTCAGCTTCAGCGGCGTGAAAACTTCTGTCAACCGCTTTATAAAAATTAATTTATGCCGATATACACAAATGATACCCGATATAGCTGCCGGATTCCAGGAAGCTGTTGTTGAAGTTTTATCTTATAAACTTCTAAATGCCGCTGTTTTAAAAAAATGTGAACATGTTTCAATTGTAGGCGGTGTTGCAGCGAACCAAAGATTACGTGAAAAAGTAGAACATGACGCTATCTCTTCAGGAATAAAAGTACACATACCTTCTGTTGATCTTTGCGGAGATAATGCCGCTATGATAGCTGCAACAGGTTACCACAGCCTTATAAAAGGCGAAGTATACGATTTGAATCAGGATGTTTTTTCACGTGTAATATAG